The following coding sequences are from one Solea solea chromosome 11, fSolSol10.1, whole genome shotgun sequence window:
- the parapinopsina gene encoding parapinopsin a, protein MGAFSVAGIALNVLVIVVTVRHRQLRQPLSYALVNLAVCDLGCAVFGGLPTTVTTATGHFGLGRVGCVLEGFAVAFFGIASLCTITIISVERYIVVCYPMGAVLFQTRHAIAAVVLSWVWSFVWNTPPLFGWGSYELEGIKTSCAPNWYSRDVGNMSYIVIYFSFCFAVPFSIIMASYSRLLWTLRQVTKLQVSEAGSTNRAEVQVARMVVVMVFAFLVTWLPYASMALAVVVDSSLHVDPVLATVPVYLAKSSTVYNPIIYIFMNRQFRGYAVAAILCGRNPWTSDSSEGETTVATVNKSQRVSPKQSLKD, encoded by the exons ATGGGGGCGTTCTCTGTGGCGGGAATCGCCCTCAACGTGCTGGTGATCGTGGTGACAGTGAGACACCGGCAGCTGAGGCAGCCGCTCAGCTACGCCCTGGTCAACCTGGCCGTGTGTGACCTGGGCTGCGCCGTGTTCGGAGGCCTGCCCACCACCGTCACCACCGCCACGGGACACTTCGGCCTGGGACGAGTGGGCTGCGTGTTGGAGGGCTTCGCCGTCGCATTCTTTG GTATCGCAAGTCTGTGCACAATCACGATCATTTCTGTGGAACGCTACATCGTGGTGTGTTATCCCATGGGAGCCGTTCTGTTCCAGACCAG ACACGCCATCGCCGCTGTGGTTCTGTCCTGGGTGTGGTCGTTTGTGTGGAACACTCCGCCGCTCTTTGGTTGGGGAAGTTACGAGCTGGAGGGCATAAAGACTTCCTGCGCCCCCAACTGGTACAGCCGCGATGTCGGCAACATGTCGTACATCGTCATTTACTTTTCCTTTTGCTTTGCGGTGCCCTTCTCCATCATCATGGCGTCGTACTCTCGTCTACTGTGGACACTTCGTCAG GTAACCAAGCTTCAGGTGTCCGAGGCCGGAAGCACAAACCGTGCGGAGGTGCAGGTGGCTCgtatggtggtggtgatggtgtttGCCTTCCTGGTCACGTGGCTGCCGTACGCCTCCATGGCGTTAGCGGTCGTCGTCGACTCCAGTCTGCACGTCGACCCGGTTCTCGCCACTGTACCTGTTTATCTGGCTAAGAGCAGCACCGTCTACAACCCCATCATATACATATTCATGAACAGACAG tTTCGAGGATATGCCGTAGCGGCCATCTTGTGTGGACGGAACCCGTGGACATCCGACTCGTCTGAGGGCGAGACGACTGTTGCCACTGTCAACAAGAGCCAGAGAGTCTCACCCAAACAATCTCTAAAAGATTAA
- the LOC131468113 gene encoding cyclin-dependent kinase 16-like isoform X7, with the protein MDRMKIIKRRLSMSLRSARPVDDSLSELAEQITLDESTVARDNGIVHENVKMGSDGESDQASGTSSDEVQSPVRVRMRNNHHRRISNEDINKRLSLPADIRLPEGYLEKFAMNSPPFDKPMSRRLRRASLSEIGFGKLETYIKLDKLGEGTYATVFKGRSKLTDNLVALKEIRLEHEEGAPCTAIREVSLLKDLKHANIVTLHDIIHTDKCLTLVFEYLEKDLKQYMDDCGSIMSVHNVKIFLFQLLRGLAYCHRRKVLHRDLKPQNLLINDRGELKLADFGLARAKSVPTKTYSNEVVTLWYRPPDVLLGSTEYSTPIDMWGVGCIFYEMITGRPLFPGSTVEDELHLIFRILGTPTEDTWLGVTTNDEFKTYNFPQYKAEPLVNHAPRIDSDGHDLLSMLLQFDAKKRVSAEDAQKHSYFRTLGDQVQTLADTASLFSVKGVELHKDPGKRSSVYPESILPERISQSQTSESQSVVHLYWLSVSGEEQETECVVLDAEDRRTHGVGPAPPRHTFTDPETLKE; encoded by the exons gtatCGTACACGAGAACGTGAAGATGGGTTCAGACGGAGAGAGCGACCAGGCGTCAGGGACGTCGTCTGACGAGGTCCAGAGTCCAGTCAGGGTCCGGATGAGGAACAACCACCATCGACGCATCTCTAATGAA GACATAAACAAGCGTCTGTCTCTCCCGGCTGATATCAGACTACCTGAAGGATATTTGGAGAAGTTTGCGATGAACAGTCCGCCCTTCGACAAACCCATGAGTCGCAGACTACGACGAGCTTCACTg TCGGAGATCGGCTTTGGGAAACTGGAGACCTACATCAAACTGGACAAACTTGGAGAG ggaaCCTACGCCACGGTGTTCAAGGGTCGCAGCAAGTTAACGGACAATTTAGTGGCTTTGAAGGAAATCAGGCTGGAGCACGAGGAGGGCGCCCCCTGTACGGCCATcagagaag TGTCTCTGCTGAAAGACTTGAAACACGCCAACATCGTCACACTTCATGACATCATCCACACGGACAAGTGTCTCACACTGGTGTTTGAGTACCTG gaaAAAGACTTGAAACAGTACATGGACGACTGTGGCAGCATCATGAGTGTTCACAACGTCAAG ATCTTTCTGTTCCAGCTGTTACGAGGTCTGGCGTACTGTCACCGCAGGAAAGTCCTGCACCGAGACCTGAAACCTCAGAACCTGCTCATCAACGACCGAGGAGAACTCAAACTGGCTGACTTTG GTTTGGCTCGAGCGAAGTCTGTTCCCACCAAAACGTACTCAAATGAAGTCGTGACGCTGTGGTACCGCCCACCTGATGTTCTGCTGGGCTCCACCGAGTACTCCACACCCATCGACATGtg gggtgTGGGATGTATCTTTTATGAAATGATCACAGGCAGACCGTTGTTCCCTGGATCGACTGTGGAGGATGAACTTCACCTCATATTCCGCATCCTTG GGACTCCTACAGAAGACACTTGGCTCGGCGTCACCACCAACGATGAGTTTAAAACGTACAATTTCCCTCAGTACAAAGCAGAACCTCTCGTTAACCACGCCcccag AATCGACAGCGATGGTCACGACCTTCTGTCGATGCTTCTCCAG tttgacGCAAAAAAGCGAGTTTCAGCCGAGGACGCACAGAAACACTCGTACTTCAGGACTCTGGGAGACCAGGTCCAGACGCTGGCCGACA CCGCCTCCTTGTTCTCAGTCAAAGGCGTGGAGCTGCACAAAGACCCGGGGAAGAGATCGTCAGTTTATCCAGAGTCAA TTCTTCCAGAGagaatcagccaatcacagaccTCAGAGTCACAGTCTGTCGTCCACCTCTACtggctgagtgt ctCAGGGGAAGAGCAGGAGACAGAGTGTGTTGTTTTAGACgctgaggacaggaggacacatGGAGTTGGCCCCGCCCCCCCGAGACACACATTCACTGACCCTGAGACACTGAAGGAGTGA
- the LOC131468113 gene encoding cyclin-dependent kinase 16-like isoform X4, whose amino-acid sequence MDTSGGHPAPTGCPARPAPVEDSRVGGDGARDAPLRVSPFRMLRVLDSCRPPGIRIGIVHENVKMGSDGESDQASGTSSDEVQSPVRVRMRNNHHRRISNEDINKRLSLPADIRLPEGYLEKFAMNSPPFDKPMSRRLRRASLSEIGFGKLETYIKLDKLGEGTYATVFKGRSKLTDNLVALKEIRLEHEEGAPCTAIREVSLLKDLKHANIVTLHDIIHTDKCLTLVFEYLEKDLKQYMDDCGSIMSVHNVKIFLFQLLRGLAYCHRRKVLHRDLKPQNLLINDRGELKLADFGLARAKSVPTKTYSNEVVTLWYRPPDVLLGSTEYSTPIDMWGVGCIFYEMITGRPLFPGSTVEDELHLIFRILGTPTEDTWLGVTTNDEFKTYNFPQYKAEPLVNHAPRIDSDGHDLLSMLLQFDAKKRVSAEDAQKHSYFRTLGDQVQTLADTASLFSVKGVELHKDPGKRSSVYPESILPERISQSQTSESQSVVHLYWLSVSGEEQETECVVLDAEDRRTHGVGPAPPRHTFTDPETLKE is encoded by the exons ATGGACACGTCCGGGGGACACCCCGCCCCCACAGGTTGTCCCGCTCGTCCCGCCCCCGTGGAGGACTCTCGAGTGGGGGGAGACGGGGCGAGAGACGCCCCGCTGAGGGTCTCGCCCTTCCGTATGCTCCGGGTTCTAGACTCGTGTCGTCCTCCTGGAATCCGCATCG gtatCGTACACGAGAACGTGAAGATGGGTTCAGACGGAGAGAGCGACCAGGCGTCAGGGACGTCGTCTGACGAGGTCCAGAGTCCAGTCAGGGTCCGGATGAGGAACAACCACCATCGACGCATCTCTAATGAA GACATAAACAAGCGTCTGTCTCTCCCGGCTGATATCAGACTACCTGAAGGATATTTGGAGAAGTTTGCGATGAACAGTCCGCCCTTCGACAAACCCATGAGTCGCAGACTACGACGAGCTTCACTg TCGGAGATCGGCTTTGGGAAACTGGAGACCTACATCAAACTGGACAAACTTGGAGAG ggaaCCTACGCCACGGTGTTCAAGGGTCGCAGCAAGTTAACGGACAATTTAGTGGCTTTGAAGGAAATCAGGCTGGAGCACGAGGAGGGCGCCCCCTGTACGGCCATcagagaag TGTCTCTGCTGAAAGACTTGAAACACGCCAACATCGTCACACTTCATGACATCATCCACACGGACAAGTGTCTCACACTGGTGTTTGAGTACCTG gaaAAAGACTTGAAACAGTACATGGACGACTGTGGCAGCATCATGAGTGTTCACAACGTCAAG ATCTTTCTGTTCCAGCTGTTACGAGGTCTGGCGTACTGTCACCGCAGGAAAGTCCTGCACCGAGACCTGAAACCTCAGAACCTGCTCATCAACGACCGAGGAGAACTCAAACTGGCTGACTTTG GTTTGGCTCGAGCGAAGTCTGTTCCCACCAAAACGTACTCAAATGAAGTCGTGACGCTGTGGTACCGCCCACCTGATGTTCTGCTGGGCTCCACCGAGTACTCCACACCCATCGACATGtg gggtgTGGGATGTATCTTTTATGAAATGATCACAGGCAGACCGTTGTTCCCTGGATCGACTGTGGAGGATGAACTTCACCTCATATTCCGCATCCTTG GGACTCCTACAGAAGACACTTGGCTCGGCGTCACCACCAACGATGAGTTTAAAACGTACAATTTCCCTCAGTACAAAGCAGAACCTCTCGTTAACCACGCCcccag AATCGACAGCGATGGTCACGACCTTCTGTCGATGCTTCTCCAG tttgacGCAAAAAAGCGAGTTTCAGCCGAGGACGCACAGAAACACTCGTACTTCAGGACTCTGGGAGACCAGGTCCAGACGCTGGCCGACA CCGCCTCCTTGTTCTCAGTCAAAGGCGTGGAGCTGCACAAAGACCCGGGGAAGAGATCGTCAGTTTATCCAGAGTCAA TTCTTCCAGAGagaatcagccaatcacagaccTCAGAGTCACAGTCTGTCGTCCACCTCTACtggctgagtgt ctCAGGGGAAGAGCAGGAGACAGAGTGTGTTGTTTTAGACgctgaggacaggaggacacatGGAGTTGGCCCCGCCCCCCCGAGACACACATTCACTGACCCTGAGACACTGAAGGAGTGA
- the LOC131468113 gene encoding cyclin-dependent kinase 17-like isoform X8 — translation MDRMKIIKRRLSMSLRSARPVDDSLSELAEQITLDESTVARDNGIVHENVKMGSDGESDQASGTSSDEVQSPVRVRMRNNHHRRISNEDINKRLSLPADIRLPEGYLEKFAMNSPPFDKPMSRRLRRASLSEIGFGKLETYIKLDKLGEGTYATVFKGRSKLTDNLVALKEIRLEHEEGAPCTAIREVSLLKDLKHANIVTLHDIIHTDKCLTLVFEYLEKDLKQYMDDCGSIMSVHNVKIFLFQLLRGLAYCHRRKVLHRDLKPQNLLINDRGELKLADFGLARAKSVPTKTYSNEVVTLWYRPPDVLLGSTEYSTPIDMWGVGCIFYEMITGRPLFPGSTVEDELHLIFRILGTPTEDTWLGVTTNDEFKTYNFPQYKAEPLVNHAPRIDSDGHDLLSMLLQFDAKKRVSAEDAQKHSYFRTLGDQVQTLADTASLFSVKGVELHKDPGKRSSVYPESTQGKSRRQSVLF, via the exons gtatCGTACACGAGAACGTGAAGATGGGTTCAGACGGAGAGAGCGACCAGGCGTCAGGGACGTCGTCTGACGAGGTCCAGAGTCCAGTCAGGGTCCGGATGAGGAACAACCACCATCGACGCATCTCTAATGAA GACATAAACAAGCGTCTGTCTCTCCCGGCTGATATCAGACTACCTGAAGGATATTTGGAGAAGTTTGCGATGAACAGTCCGCCCTTCGACAAACCCATGAGTCGCAGACTACGACGAGCTTCACTg TCGGAGATCGGCTTTGGGAAACTGGAGACCTACATCAAACTGGACAAACTTGGAGAG ggaaCCTACGCCACGGTGTTCAAGGGTCGCAGCAAGTTAACGGACAATTTAGTGGCTTTGAAGGAAATCAGGCTGGAGCACGAGGAGGGCGCCCCCTGTACGGCCATcagagaag TGTCTCTGCTGAAAGACTTGAAACACGCCAACATCGTCACACTTCATGACATCATCCACACGGACAAGTGTCTCACACTGGTGTTTGAGTACCTG gaaAAAGACTTGAAACAGTACATGGACGACTGTGGCAGCATCATGAGTGTTCACAACGTCAAG ATCTTTCTGTTCCAGCTGTTACGAGGTCTGGCGTACTGTCACCGCAGGAAAGTCCTGCACCGAGACCTGAAACCTCAGAACCTGCTCATCAACGACCGAGGAGAACTCAAACTGGCTGACTTTG GTTTGGCTCGAGCGAAGTCTGTTCCCACCAAAACGTACTCAAATGAAGTCGTGACGCTGTGGTACCGCCCACCTGATGTTCTGCTGGGCTCCACCGAGTACTCCACACCCATCGACATGtg gggtgTGGGATGTATCTTTTATGAAATGATCACAGGCAGACCGTTGTTCCCTGGATCGACTGTGGAGGATGAACTTCACCTCATATTCCGCATCCTTG GGACTCCTACAGAAGACACTTGGCTCGGCGTCACCACCAACGATGAGTTTAAAACGTACAATTTCCCTCAGTACAAAGCAGAACCTCTCGTTAACCACGCCcccag AATCGACAGCGATGGTCACGACCTTCTGTCGATGCTTCTCCAG tttgacGCAAAAAAGCGAGTTTCAGCCGAGGACGCACAGAAACACTCGTACTTCAGGACTCTGGGAGACCAGGTCCAGACGCTGGCCGACA CCGCCTCCTTGTTCTCAGTCAAAGGCGTGGAGCTGCACAAAGACCCGGGGAAGAGATCGTCAGTTTATCCAGAGTCAA ctCAGGGGAAGAGCAGGAGACAGAGTGTGTTGTTTTAG